One genomic segment of Coffea arabica cultivar ET-39 chromosome 6e, Coffea Arabica ET-39 HiFi, whole genome shotgun sequence includes these proteins:
- the LOC113696394 gene encoding borneol dehydrogenase, mitochondrial-like: protein MVKEAIRKPSGFLIRHALVESGRYTDFLVHMLWRCAGIEVTIRDCLWTSSLPIQGGRSSIQHKVYKGIVNICIMADLSSKAQVAKRLEGKVALITGAAQGIGACIAREFVHHGAKVVCVDIKQELGRSVCDDLGTENASFLYCDVTKESDVENAINHTINKHGKLDIMINNAGIVDEGKTSILDNDLCDFERVMRVNLSGVFLGIKHAARVMIPTRSGSIINLGSISGSIGGITSHSYSSSKHAVVGLTRNAAAELGKHGIRVNCLSSHVVLTPSSQNFFNFGEEGQSRVYTNLEGMVLKPEDLANAAVYLASDEARFMSGHNLMLDGGFTVTNPAFGLFSRF, encoded by the exons ATGGTAAAGGAGGCAATACGCAAACCATCAGGTTTTTTGATAAGACATGCTCTTGTGGAAAGTGGCAGATATACAGACTTCCTTGTTCACATGCTTTGGCGGTGTGCAGGAATAGAGGTGACAATCCGGGATTGCTTGTGGACCAGCAGTTTACCAATACAAGGTGGGCGGTCCAGTATTCAG CACAAAGTTTACAAAGGGATAGTCAATATCTGCATAATGGCTGATCTTTCATCAAAAGCTCAAGTGGCCAAAAG ATTGGAAGGTAAAGTGGCTCTGATCACTGGTGCAGCTCAAGGAATAGGTGCTTGTATAGCAAGAGAATTCGTCCATCATGGGGCTAAAGTAGTCTGTGTTGATATCAAACAAGAGCTGGGGCGATCTGTTTGTGATGATTTGGGCACTGAGAATGCTTCTTTTCTCTACTGCGATGTAACCAAAGAATCTGATGTAGAAAATGCAATTAATCATACCATTAACAAGCATGGAAAGCTGGATATCATGATCAACAATGCTGGCATAGTAGATGAAGGAAAAACTAGCATCCTAGACAACGATCTTTGCGATTTTGAACGTGTGATGCGGGTTAATCTCTCAGGTGTTTTCCTAGGCATCAAACATGCAGCCCGGGTGATGATCCCAACGCGAAGTGGGAGCATCATTAACCTGGGAAGCATTTCAGGAAGCATTGGAGGGATAACCTCCCATTCATATTCGAGTTCAAAGCATGCTGTTGTGGGCTTGACAAGAAATGCTGCTGCAGAGCTTGGGAAGCATGGAATCAGAGTCAACTGCTTGTCTTCTCATGTTGTTTTGACACCATCGTCTCagaatttcttcaattttggtgAAGAAGGACAATCAAGAGTTTACACAAACCTTGAAGGGATGGTTTTGAAGCCTGAAGATTTAGCCAATGCTGCTGTCTATTTGGCAAGTGATGAGGCAAGGTTCATGAGCGGACACAATCTCATGTTAGATGGAGGATTCACTGTCACAAATCCTGCTTTTGGATTGTTTTCAAGATTCTAG
- the LOC113696393 gene encoding secoisolariciresinol dehydrogenase-like: MARVFVNHGAKVVCVDINEELGRSVCDDLGAENASFLYCDVTKESDIENAINSTIHEHGKLDIMINNAGIADEGKTSILDNDLSDFERVMRVNLSGVFLGIKHAARVMIPTRSGSIINLGSISGSIGGITSHSYSSSKHAVVGLTRNAAAELGKHGIRVNCLSSHVVLTPLSQNFFNFGEEGQSRVYTNLEGMVLKPEDLANAAVYLASEEARFMSGHNLMLDGGFTVTNPAFGLFSRF, encoded by the coding sequence ATGGCAAGAGTGTTCGTCAATCATGGGGCTAAAGTAGTGTGTGTTGACATAAATGAAGAGCTGGGGCGATCTGTATGTGACGATTTGGGCGCCGAAAATGCATCTTTTCTCTATTGTGATGTAACCAAGGAATCAGATATTGAAAATGCAATTAACAGTACCATTCACGAGCATGGAAAGCTGGATATCATGATCAACAACGCTGGCATAGCAGATGAAGGAAAAACTAGCATCCTAGACAACGATCTTTCCGATTTTGAACGTGTGATGCGTGTTAATCTCTCAGGTGTTTTCCTAGGCATCAAACATGCAGCCCGGGTGATGATCCCAACGCGAAGTGGGAGCATCATTAACCTGGGAAGCATTTCAGGAAGCATTGGAGGGATAACCTCCCATTCATATTCGAGTTCAAAGCATGCTGTTGTGGGCTTGACAAGAAATGCTGCTGCAGAGCTTGGGAAGCATGGAATCAGAGTCAACTGCTTGTCTTCTCATGTTGTTTTGACACCACTGTCTCAGaacttcttcaattttggtGAAGAAGGACAATCAAGAGTTTACACAAACCTTGAAGGGATGGTCTTGAAGCCTGAAGATCTAGCCAATGCTGCTGTTTATTTGGCTAGTGAGGAGGCAAGGTTCATGAGTGGACACAATCTTATGTTGGATGGAGGATTCACCGTCACAAATCCAGCTTTTGGATTGTTTTCAAGATTCTAG